Proteins found in one Oryza glaberrima chromosome 4, OglaRS2, whole genome shotgun sequence genomic segment:
- the LOC127772198 gene encoding 26S proteasome non-ATPase regulatory subunit 1 homolog A-like isoform X1, whose amino-acid sequence MAAAAVATVSSASGILAMLQEPAEELKLHALASLNSVVHLFYPEISTSIPTIESLYEDEDFEQRQLAALVVSKVFYYLGELNDALSYALGAGPLFDISEDSDYAHALLAKALDEYASFRTKASKGAEEEENVDPRLEAIVERMLEKYDKILLLLICQHMRWIIHLLFTLSDILLIILYCRCILDGKYQQAMGMAVECRRLDKLESAIVRCDNIHGALSYCINLSHQYVNHREYRFEVLRCLVKIYQTLPHPDYLSICQCLMFLGEPETVANILDKLLSGSKDDALLAYQIAFDLVENENQAFLLNVRNRLASQTPESNPDSGSALPDDQAANVGTGSTEPAGDVQMRDDTATPNGSSHTVDPNEVARADRLAKIKGILSGETSIQLTLQFLYSHNRSDLLILKTIKQAVEMRNSVCHSATICANAIMHAGTTVDTFLRENLEWLSRATNWAKFSATAGLGVIHRGHLQQGRALMAPYLPQSGAVGGGSPYSEGGALYALGLIHANHGEGIKQFLRESLRNTSAEVIQHGACLGLGLAALGTADEEIYEDIKNVLYTDSAVAGEAAGIGMGLLMVGTASEKASEMLAYAHDTQHEKIIRGLSLGIALTVYGREEEADTLIEQMTRDQDPILRYGGMYALALAYRGTANNKAIHQLLHFAVSDVSDDVRRTAVMALGFVLYNEPEQTPRIVSLLSESYNPHVRYGAALAVGISCAGSGLSDAISLLEPLTSDVVDFVRQGALIAMAMVMIQTNESFDSRVGTFRRQLEKIILDKHEDTMSKMGAILASGILDAGGRNVTIKLLSRNKHDKLTAVVGLAVFSQFWYWYPLLYFISLAFSPTAFIGLNSDLKVPKFEFLSHAKPSLFEYPKPTTQQTTTSAVKLPTAILSTYAKAKSRAKKDAESKANQEKATEDASGSSSSKATKTQEKDADAMQVDNAAEKKAPEPEPTFQILTNPARVIPTQEKFIKFIEGSRYVPVKPAPSGFILLQDMQPTEAEVLALTDAPSTVTATTGSAAAATGQQASSAMAVDDEPQPPQPFEYTS is encoded by the exons atggcggcggcggcggtggccacggTGAGCTCCGCGAGCGGCATCCTCGCGATGCTGCAGGAGCCGGCGGAGGAGCTCAAGCTGCACGCGCTCGCCAGCCTCAACTCCGTCGTGCACCTCTTCTACCCGGAGATCTCCACCAGCATCCCCACCAT TGAGAGCCTGTATGAAGACGAGGATTTTGAACAAAGGCAGCTCGCTGCACTTGTTGTTTCTAAG GTATTTTACTACCTTGGGGAGCTAAACGATGCACTGTCCTATGCACTTGGTGCTGGGCCTCTGTTTGACATTTCCGAGGATTCTGATTATGCTCATGCTCTTTTAG CAAAAGCATTGGACGAGTATGCCAGTTTCAGGACGAAAGCTTCTAAAGGcgccgaggaggaagaaaatGTGGACCCCAGATTAGAGGCCATAGTGGAGAGAATGCTGGAGAAGTATGATAAAATCCTCTTATTGTTGATATGTCAGCATATGAGATGGATCATTCACCTATTGTTTACATTATCTGATATTCTGTTGATTATTCTTTATTGCAGGTGTATTCTTGACGGTAAATATCAGCAGGCCATGGGAATGGCTGTTGAAtgcaggagacttgacaaactGGAGTCGGCGATTGTTCGATGTGACAATATTCATGGGGCTCTTTCGTATTGTATCAACCTTTCCCATCAATATGTTAACCACCGTGAATATCGATTTGAG GTTCTTCGCTGTCTTGTTAAGATATACCAAACATTGCCACATCCAGATTACCTGAGTATTTGCCAATGCTTAATGTTCTTGGGCGAGCCTGAAACTGTGGCAAACATATTGGACAAGCTGCTTTCTGGAAGCAAG GATGATGCTCTCCTTGCGTACCAAATTGCCTTTGATCTCGTTGAAAATGAAAATCAAGCTTTCCTTTTGAATGTGAGGAATCGTCTGGCTTCACAAACTCCTGAGTCTAACCCTGATAGTGGATCGGCTTTACCGGATGATCAAGCTGCTAATGTGGGTACGGGCAGCACAGAACCAGCTGGGGATGTTCAGATGAGAGATGACACAGCTACACCAAATGGTAGTTCTCACACAGTAGATCCAAATGAGGTAGCACGTGCTGATAGGCTTGCGAAAATAAAAGGAATACTGTCAGGGGAGACATCTATCCAGTTGACACTGCAATTTTTGTATAGCCACAATAG GTCGGatcttttaattttgaaaacaaTAAAGCAGGCTGTGGAAATGAGGAACAGTGTTTGCCACAGTGCAACAATATGTGCCAATGCAATCATGCATGCTGGAACAACTGTAGACACCTTCCTAAGAGAGAATCTG GAGTGGTTAAGCAGGGCAACCAATTGGGCTAAATTCAGTGCAACCGCTGGACTAGGTGTCATTCACAGAGGCCATCTTCAACAAGGGCGAGCTTTGATGGCCCCCTACCTACCTCAAAGTGGTGCCGTTGGTGGTGGTAGTCCATACTCAGAAGGAGGTGCCCTATATGCCCTGGGTTTGATTCATGCTAACCATGGTGAAGGGATCAAACAATTCCTTCGTGAAAGCCTTCGCAATACCAGTGCTGAG GTGATCCAGCACGGAGCCTGTTTGGGCCTTGGGCTTGCAGCTTTGGGAACAGCAGATGAGGAGATATATGAGGACATAAAAAATGTTCTTTACACGGACAGTGCTGTGGCTGGTGAAGCAGCTGGTATTGGAATGGGCTTGCTTATGGTTGGGACAGCCAGTGAGAAGGCCAGTGAGATGCTTGCTTATGCTCATGATACACAGCATGAAAAGATTATTAG GGGTTTGTCACTTGGCATTGCGTTGACAGTTTATGGCAGGGAAGAGGAAGCTGACACCCTGATTGAACAAATGACAAGGGATCAAGATCCCATATTACGTTACGGTGGCATGTATGCATTGGCTCTAGCCTACAGGGGAACTGCAAATAACAAAGCCATACACCAGCTGCTGCATTTTGCTGTATCAGACGTCAGTGACGATGTTCGGAGGACTGCAGTTATGGCTCTTGGATTTGTTCTATACAATGAACCTGAGCAG ACTCCTAGAATTGTGTCCCTGCTCTCTGAATCATACAACCCACATGTCCGTTATGGTGCTGCTTTAGCTGTTGGGATATCATGCGCGGGAAGTGGATTAAGTGATGCAATTTCCTTGTTGGAGCCTCTCACATCAGATGTTGTTGACTTTGTTCGCCAGGGAGCTCTCATTGCTATGGCGATGGTCATGATTCAGACTAATGAATCCTTTGATTCTCGTGTTGGAACATTCAGGCGTCAATTGGAAAAGATCATTCTTGACAAACATGAGGACACCATGAGCAAAATGGGTGCCATACTGGCTTCTGGTATTCTAGATGCTGGTGGCAGGAATGTCACAATCAAACTTCTCTCAAGGAACAAGCACGACAAGCTTACTGCTGTGGTTGGCCTTGCTGTTTTCAGTCAGTTCTGGTACTGGTATCCTCTCCTGTATTTTATTAGCTTGGCCTTCTCGCCAACAGCCTTCATTGGACTCAACTCCGATCTTAAAGTACCAAAGTTTGAGTTCTTGTCACATGCTAAACCATCCCTCTTTGAGTATCCCAAACCGACAACGCAACAGACTACGACTTCAGCTGTCAAACTGCCGACAGCCATTTTGTCAACATACGCCAAGGCGAAATCTAGGGCAAAGAAGGATGCAGAAAGCAAAGCTAACCAGGAGAAAGCAACCGAAGATGCTTCTGGCTCTAGTTCAAGCAAGGCCACCAAAACTCAGGAGAAGGATGCCGATGCAATGCAG GTTGATAACGCGGCGGAGAAGAAGGCTCCTGAACCCGAACCAACCTTCCAGATCCTCACAAACCCAGCACGCGTCATCCCTACCCAAGAGAAGTTCATCAAGTTTATCGAGGGCAGCCGATATGTCCCGGTGAAACCTGCTCCATCTGGATTCATCCTCCTCCAGGACATGCAGCCAACCGAGGCGGAGGTACTCGCACTCACCGATGCCCCCTCAACTGTGACTGCGACCACTGGTAGCGCCGCTGCTGCCACAGGCCAACAGGCCTCATCTGCCATGGCTGTCGACGACGAGCCGCAGCCACCACAACCTTTCGAGTACACCTCGTGA
- the LOC127772198 gene encoding 26S proteasome non-ATPase regulatory subunit 1 homolog A-like isoform X2: MAAAAVATVSSASGILAMLQEPAEELKLHALASLNSVVHLFYPEISTSIPTIESLYEDEDFEQRQLAALVVSKVFYYLGELNDALSYALGAGPLFDISEDSDYAHALLAKALDEYASFRTKASKGAEEEENVDPRLEAIVERMLEKCILDGKYQQAMGMAVECRRLDKLESAIVRCDNIHGALSYCINLSHQYVNHREYRFEVLRCLVKIYQTLPHPDYLSICQCLMFLGEPETVANILDKLLSGSKDDALLAYQIAFDLVENENQAFLLNVRNRLASQTPESNPDSGSALPDDQAANVGTGSTEPAGDVQMRDDTATPNGSSHTVDPNEVARADRLAKIKGILSGETSIQLTLQFLYSHNRSDLLILKTIKQAVEMRNSVCHSATICANAIMHAGTTVDTFLRENLEWLSRATNWAKFSATAGLGVIHRGHLQQGRALMAPYLPQSGAVGGGSPYSEGGALYALGLIHANHGEGIKQFLRESLRNTSAEVIQHGACLGLGLAALGTADEEIYEDIKNVLYTDSAVAGEAAGIGMGLLMVGTASEKASEMLAYAHDTQHEKIIRGLSLGIALTVYGREEEADTLIEQMTRDQDPILRYGGMYALALAYRGTANNKAIHQLLHFAVSDVSDDVRRTAVMALGFVLYNEPEQTPRIVSLLSESYNPHVRYGAALAVGISCAGSGLSDAISLLEPLTSDVVDFVRQGALIAMAMVMIQTNESFDSRVGTFRRQLEKIILDKHEDTMSKMGAILASGILDAGGRNVTIKLLSRNKHDKLTAVVGLAVFSQFWYWYPLLYFISLAFSPTAFIGLNSDLKVPKFEFLSHAKPSLFEYPKPTTQQTTTSAVKLPTAILSTYAKAKSRAKKDAESKANQEKATEDASGSSSSKATKTQEKDADAMQVDNAAEKKAPEPEPTFQILTNPARVIPTQEKFIKFIEGSRYVPVKPAPSGFILLQDMQPTEAEVLALTDAPSTVTATTGSAAAATGQQASSAMAVDDEPQPPQPFEYTS; this comes from the exons atggcggcggcggcggtggccacggTGAGCTCCGCGAGCGGCATCCTCGCGATGCTGCAGGAGCCGGCGGAGGAGCTCAAGCTGCACGCGCTCGCCAGCCTCAACTCCGTCGTGCACCTCTTCTACCCGGAGATCTCCACCAGCATCCCCACCAT TGAGAGCCTGTATGAAGACGAGGATTTTGAACAAAGGCAGCTCGCTGCACTTGTTGTTTCTAAG GTATTTTACTACCTTGGGGAGCTAAACGATGCACTGTCCTATGCACTTGGTGCTGGGCCTCTGTTTGACATTTCCGAGGATTCTGATTATGCTCATGCTCTTTTAG CAAAAGCATTGGACGAGTATGCCAGTTTCAGGACGAAAGCTTCTAAAGGcgccgaggaggaagaaaatGTGGACCCCAGATTAGAGGCCATAGTGGAGAGAATGCTGGAGAA GTGTATTCTTGACGGTAAATATCAGCAGGCCATGGGAATGGCTGTTGAAtgcaggagacttgacaaactGGAGTCGGCGATTGTTCGATGTGACAATATTCATGGGGCTCTTTCGTATTGTATCAACCTTTCCCATCAATATGTTAACCACCGTGAATATCGATTTGAG GTTCTTCGCTGTCTTGTTAAGATATACCAAACATTGCCACATCCAGATTACCTGAGTATTTGCCAATGCTTAATGTTCTTGGGCGAGCCTGAAACTGTGGCAAACATATTGGACAAGCTGCTTTCTGGAAGCAAG GATGATGCTCTCCTTGCGTACCAAATTGCCTTTGATCTCGTTGAAAATGAAAATCAAGCTTTCCTTTTGAATGTGAGGAATCGTCTGGCTTCACAAACTCCTGAGTCTAACCCTGATAGTGGATCGGCTTTACCGGATGATCAAGCTGCTAATGTGGGTACGGGCAGCACAGAACCAGCTGGGGATGTTCAGATGAGAGATGACACAGCTACACCAAATGGTAGTTCTCACACAGTAGATCCAAATGAGGTAGCACGTGCTGATAGGCTTGCGAAAATAAAAGGAATACTGTCAGGGGAGACATCTATCCAGTTGACACTGCAATTTTTGTATAGCCACAATAG GTCGGatcttttaattttgaaaacaaTAAAGCAGGCTGTGGAAATGAGGAACAGTGTTTGCCACAGTGCAACAATATGTGCCAATGCAATCATGCATGCTGGAACAACTGTAGACACCTTCCTAAGAGAGAATCTG GAGTGGTTAAGCAGGGCAACCAATTGGGCTAAATTCAGTGCAACCGCTGGACTAGGTGTCATTCACAGAGGCCATCTTCAACAAGGGCGAGCTTTGATGGCCCCCTACCTACCTCAAAGTGGTGCCGTTGGTGGTGGTAGTCCATACTCAGAAGGAGGTGCCCTATATGCCCTGGGTTTGATTCATGCTAACCATGGTGAAGGGATCAAACAATTCCTTCGTGAAAGCCTTCGCAATACCAGTGCTGAG GTGATCCAGCACGGAGCCTGTTTGGGCCTTGGGCTTGCAGCTTTGGGAACAGCAGATGAGGAGATATATGAGGACATAAAAAATGTTCTTTACACGGACAGTGCTGTGGCTGGTGAAGCAGCTGGTATTGGAATGGGCTTGCTTATGGTTGGGACAGCCAGTGAGAAGGCCAGTGAGATGCTTGCTTATGCTCATGATACACAGCATGAAAAGATTATTAG GGGTTTGTCACTTGGCATTGCGTTGACAGTTTATGGCAGGGAAGAGGAAGCTGACACCCTGATTGAACAAATGACAAGGGATCAAGATCCCATATTACGTTACGGTGGCATGTATGCATTGGCTCTAGCCTACAGGGGAACTGCAAATAACAAAGCCATACACCAGCTGCTGCATTTTGCTGTATCAGACGTCAGTGACGATGTTCGGAGGACTGCAGTTATGGCTCTTGGATTTGTTCTATACAATGAACCTGAGCAG ACTCCTAGAATTGTGTCCCTGCTCTCTGAATCATACAACCCACATGTCCGTTATGGTGCTGCTTTAGCTGTTGGGATATCATGCGCGGGAAGTGGATTAAGTGATGCAATTTCCTTGTTGGAGCCTCTCACATCAGATGTTGTTGACTTTGTTCGCCAGGGAGCTCTCATTGCTATGGCGATGGTCATGATTCAGACTAATGAATCCTTTGATTCTCGTGTTGGAACATTCAGGCGTCAATTGGAAAAGATCATTCTTGACAAACATGAGGACACCATGAGCAAAATGGGTGCCATACTGGCTTCTGGTATTCTAGATGCTGGTGGCAGGAATGTCACAATCAAACTTCTCTCAAGGAACAAGCACGACAAGCTTACTGCTGTGGTTGGCCTTGCTGTTTTCAGTCAGTTCTGGTACTGGTATCCTCTCCTGTATTTTATTAGCTTGGCCTTCTCGCCAACAGCCTTCATTGGACTCAACTCCGATCTTAAAGTACCAAAGTTTGAGTTCTTGTCACATGCTAAACCATCCCTCTTTGAGTATCCCAAACCGACAACGCAACAGACTACGACTTCAGCTGTCAAACTGCCGACAGCCATTTTGTCAACATACGCCAAGGCGAAATCTAGGGCAAAGAAGGATGCAGAAAGCAAAGCTAACCAGGAGAAAGCAACCGAAGATGCTTCTGGCTCTAGTTCAAGCAAGGCCACCAAAACTCAGGAGAAGGATGCCGATGCAATGCAG GTTGATAACGCGGCGGAGAAGAAGGCTCCTGAACCCGAACCAACCTTCCAGATCCTCACAAACCCAGCACGCGTCATCCCTACCCAAGAGAAGTTCATCAAGTTTATCGAGGGCAGCCGATATGTCCCGGTGAAACCTGCTCCATCTGGATTCATCCTCCTCCAGGACATGCAGCCAACCGAGGCGGAGGTACTCGCACTCACCGATGCCCCCTCAACTGTGACTGCGACCACTGGTAGCGCCGCTGCTGCCACAGGCCAACAGGCCTCATCTGCCATGGCTGTCGACGACGAGCCGCAGCCACCACAACCTTTCGAGTACACCTCGTGA
- the LOC127769842 gene encoding probable nucleoredoxin 3, with translation MPSLGSHVGTDHLKHRCSHDKTIKLQQLFLFLLSLPDMGETAEGVEAGEKYVSIPQLAGVGTLLSNGGKEIPLSSIEGKRICLFFSAHWCRPCRNFTPKLLQIYRKLRNTCKNMEIIFISLDRDEISFLDYFKGMPWLALPFDTGLRQKLCVQFDIEHIPALIPLSTTLSHGFRVEEDAVKLVEEYGVDAYPFGAKRRSELEGMDDARRQGGNLLQLLGCKEREYVISEDGIKTPISDLNGKTIGLYFGAHWCPPCRAFTKQLREAYDELKALRPGNFQVIFISMDRNEEEFQASLSAMPWFAIPYSDTTVQELSRIFTIKGIPTLLILGPDGKVFKTDGRRIISKYGAMAFPFTESRAYELEEVLKKERDSLPHRVRDHRHEHELELDMAKAYVCDKCQQKGQNWVFSCKQCNFDLHPTCAQESTDVNI, from the exons ATGCCATCCCTAGGAAGCCATGTTGGAACAGACCACTTGAAGCATCGGTGCTCACACGACAAAACCATAAAACTCCAGCAgctgtttcttttcttgttgTCATTGCCAGACATGGGAGAGACGGCAGAAGGTGTTGAAGCAGGCGAGAAATATGTGAGCATACCACAGTTGGCTGGAGTTGGAACTCTTCTCTCCAATGGAGGAAAG GAAATACCTCTGTCGTCCATTGAAGGGAAGAGAATCTGCCTCTTCTTCTCGGCTCACTGGTGCAGGCCATGCAGGAACTTTACCCCAAAGTTGCTCCAAATCTACAGGAAACTCAGGAATACTTGCAAAAATATGGAGATAATCTTCATATCACTTGACCGCGACGAGATCAGCTTCTTGGACTACTTCAAAGGCATGCCATGGCTTGCCTTGCCTTTTGACACTGGCCTAAGGCAAAAATTATGTGTGCAATTTGACATTGAGCATATCCCAGCATTGATTCCTCTGTCAACAACGCTATCTCATGGATTTCGAGTCGAAGAGGATGCAGTGAAGCTGGTTGAGGAGTATGGAGTAGATGCCTACCCCTTTGGTGCAAAGAGGAGAAGTGAACTGGAGGGTATGGATGATGCCAGGAGACAAGGAGGTAATCTTCTGCAACTTCTTGGATGCAAGGAAAGAGAATATGTCATAAGTGAAGATGGCATAAAG ACTCCTATATCTGACCTTAATGGCAAGACAATTGGACTGTACTTTGGAGCACACTGGTGCCCACCTTGCCGTGCCTTCACTAAACAACTCAGGGAGGCGTACGATGAGCTGAAAGCCTTGAGACCTGGGAATTTCCAGGTCATATTCATTTCCATGGACCGCAATGAGGAAGAATTCCAAGCAAGCCTGAGTGCAATGCCATGGTTTGCTATCCCCTATTCTGACACAACTGTGCAAGAACTCAGTAGAATCTTCACTATCAAAGGCATCCCAACACTCTTGATACTTGGACCAGATGGTAAAGTGTTCAAAACAGACGGAAGGagaataatttcaaaatatggtGCAATGGCATTCCCTTTTACAGAATCAAGAGCTTATGAGTTGGAAGAAGTTCTCAAAAAGGAAAGGGACAGCCTGCCTCATCGAGTGAGAGATCACCGTCATGAGCATGAGCTTGAGTTGGACATGGCTAAGGCTTATGTATGCGATAAGTGCCAACAGAAAGGGCAAAACTGGGTCTTCTCTTGCAAGCAGTGCAACTTCGATCTCCATCCAACCTGTGCGCAAGAAAGTACTGATGTAAACATCTGA